The nucleotide sequence GACACCGAGCCGTCCGAGCTGGAATCCCCTGGCGCGCACCGGGCCGCCGAAGCGTCCCGCCCGGACCGGCCGGGCGGCGCACACCGCACGGACAGCGCGGACCGGGCGCAGGCGGCGGCGGTCGTGGCGGGCGGACCGGAGGCCGGGCCGTGAGCCGGCGCCGCAGCGTGGTGACCGGGATCGGGGTGGTCGCGCCCGGCGGCGCCACCCGGGACGAGTTCTGGGCGACCATCACCGCCGGTCGTACCGCGACCCGCCGGATCAGCTTCTTCGACCCGTCGCCGTTCCGGTCCCAGGTGGCCGCCGAGTGCGACTTCGACCCGGTCCGCGCCGGCCTCGGCGTCGCCGAGCGTCAGCGCGCCGACCGGTACGTCCAGTTCGCGCTGGCCGCGTCGATCGAGGCACTCGCGGACAGTGGTCTGGAGTTGACCGATCCGACGCGGGAGCGCACCGGAGTGGTGCTCGGCTCGGCGGTGGGCGGCACCATGCTGCTGGAACGGGAGTACGTGCAGGTGAGCGACTCCGGTGCGGACTGGCTGGTGGACCCGGACCGGGCGGGTCCGTTCCTCTACCAGGCGTTGATGCCGAGCAGTCTCGCCGCCGACGTCGCGTGCCGGCACGGGCTGCACGGCCCGGCCCAGGTGGTCTCCACCGGCTGCACCTCGGGCATCGACGCGATCGGCTACGGTCAGCAGCTCATCGCCGACGACGAGGCGGACGTGGTGCTGGCCGGCGCCTCGGACAGCCCGATCTCCCCGGTCACCGTCGCCTCGTTCGACGCGATCAAGGCGACGACTCCGGAC is from Micromonospora sp. WMMD1102 and encodes:
- a CDS encoding beta-ketoacyl-[acyl-carrier-protein] synthase family protein produces the protein MSRRRSVVTGIGVVAPGGATRDEFWATITAGRTATRRISFFDPSPFRSQVAAECDFDPVRAGLGVAERQRADRYVQFALAASIEALADSGLELTDPTRERTGVVLGSAVGGTMLLEREYVQVSDSGADWLVDPDRAGPFLYQALMPSSLAADVACRHGLHGPAQVVSTGCTSGIDAIGYGQQLIADDEADVVLAGASDSPISPVTVASFDAIKATTPDNDDPAHASRPFDRDRHGFVLAEGAAVLVLEEAAHARRRGARVYCEAAGYANRSNGYHMTGLRPDGVEMALAIDDAMAQARCDPSDVSYVSAHGSGTRQNDRHETAAFKRALGAAAYQVPISSIKSMVGHSLGAIGAIEMAACALAIEHGVVPPTANWANRDAECDLDYTPNTARELPVRVALSVGSGFGGFQSAMVFTRFGGPNR